Proteins from one Comamonas flocculans genomic window:
- a CDS encoding OsmC family protein, producing MECTVSWTGAAGPRSGMGFVAETGSGHILNMDGAPDAERPEHGGLNLAPRPLETVLAGTGGCSAYDVVLILRRGRHDVRGCSVHLKAERASTDPKVFTRIHLQFTVTGRQLPREAVQRAVQLSHEKYCSALAMLSGTAQITTGFELRES from the coding sequence GTGGAATGCACCGTCAGCTGGACGGGCGCTGCGGGCCCGCGCTCGGGCATGGGCTTCGTCGCGGAGACCGGCAGCGGCCACATCCTCAACATGGACGGCGCGCCCGACGCCGAGCGCCCCGAACACGGCGGCCTGAACCTGGCCCCGCGTCCGCTGGAGACCGTGTTGGCGGGCACCGGCGGCTGCAGCGCCTACGACGTGGTGCTGATCCTGCGCCGCGGCCGCCACGACGTGCGCGGCTGCAGCGTGCACCTGAAGGCCGAGCGCGCCAGCACCGACCCCAAGGTGTTCACGCGCATCCACCTGCAGTTCACCGTCACCGGGCGCCAGCTGCCGCGCGAGGCGGTGCAGCGCGCGGTGCAGCTCAGCCACGAAAAGTACTGTTCGGCGCTGGCCATGCTCTCGGGCACGGCGCAAATCACCACCGGCTTTGAACTGCGCGAGTCCTGA
- the gspL gene encoding type II secretion system protein GspL, with protein MSTLIVPLPPESPGPSTELGYVLTDDGYGAARTGQCTAALLPAPGRTGETVAVVPLSRLSWQRVTLPQGTLGQAQRLRTVLEGLLEEQLLDEPALLHFALQPEAATGTPIWVAVCERAWLQGALQALEAAGHRVARVVPAWAPGPTASGQMECTVVGEPEHAMAVLTGMGENLALGQLPLHAPALRSLLQPQTPLRAEPAVAELAERVLERSAALLPRAEALLAAARGSWNLAQFDLARNRRQRTRRWLGAGVSALLHARQWRAARWALVLLVALQLLALNLWAWQDARGLRQRQEATRKLLTQTFPQVKLVVDAPVQMQREVDELRRASGALAPGDFEALLAMAAAVLAPGQVPSGIDYGQGRLRLAGLSLSEEQLGAARQQLAAAGLQLGREDQALVLQLRGAP; from the coding sequence ATGAGCACGCTGATCGTTCCCCTGCCGCCCGAGTCGCCCGGGCCCAGCACCGAGCTGGGCTATGTGCTGACGGACGATGGCTATGGCGCCGCACGCACCGGCCAGTGCACCGCGGCCCTGCTGCCCGCGCCGGGGCGCACCGGCGAAACCGTCGCCGTGGTGCCGCTGTCGCGCCTTTCCTGGCAGCGCGTGACGCTGCCGCAGGGCACGCTGGGCCAGGCGCAGCGTCTGCGCACGGTGCTGGAGGGCCTGCTCGAAGAGCAGCTGCTCGATGAGCCGGCGCTGCTGCATTTTGCGCTGCAACCCGAGGCCGCCACCGGCACGCCGATCTGGGTGGCGGTGTGCGAGCGCGCCTGGCTGCAGGGCGCGCTGCAGGCGCTGGAAGCCGCCGGCCACCGCGTGGCCCGCGTCGTGCCTGCCTGGGCGCCCGGGCCCACCGCCAGCGGGCAGATGGAATGCACCGTCGTCGGCGAGCCCGAGCACGCCATGGCCGTGCTCACCGGCATGGGCGAGAACCTGGCCCTGGGCCAGCTGCCCCTGCACGCGCCGGCGCTGCGCAGCCTGCTGCAGCCGCAAACGCCGCTGCGCGCCGAGCCCGCCGTGGCCGAACTGGCCGAGCGCGTGCTCGAACGCAGCGCCGCCCTGCTGCCGCGCGCCGAGGCCTTGCTGGCCGCTGCGCGCGGCTCCTGGAACCTGGCGCAGTTCGACCTCGCGCGCAACCGCCGCCAGCGCACGCGCCGCTGGCTGGGCGCGGGCGTCAGCGCGCTGCTGCATGCGCGGCAGTGGCGCGCCGCACGCTGGGCGCTGGTGCTGCTGGTGGCCTTGCAGCTGCTGGCGCTGAACCTCTGGGCCTGGCAGGACGCGCGCGGGCTGCGCCAGCGCCAGGAGGCCACGCGCAAGCTGCTCACCCAGACCTTCCCCCAGGTCAAGCTGGTGGTCGACGCGCCGGTGCAGATGCAGCGCGAGGTGGACGAGCTGCGCCGCGCCTCCGGTGCGCTGGCGCCGGGCGACTTCGAGGCCCTGCTCGCCATGGCCGCCGCCGTGCTGGCGCCGGGGCAGGTGCCCAGCGGCATCGACTACGGCCAGGGGCGGCTGCGCCTGGCAGGCCTCTCGCTCAGCGAGGAACAGCTCGGCGCGGCGCGCCAGCAGCTGGCGGCAGCGGGCCTGCAGCTCGGCCGCGAAGACCAGGCGCTGGTGCTGCAACTGCGGGGCGCTCCATGA
- the gspM gene encoding type II secretion system protein GspM — MKALASARSAWGALAPRERTLVRAALGVVLLGLLWGLLLAPPLKALRSSAERHARVDAQWQQMQQLQAQAEQLKAAPRQDEVDAPAQLRQSSQALLGAGATLSISAGRATVVLTDVPAAALASWLAQLRASAQALPEQVQLKQVPGDEAPRWSGSVVLTLPAP, encoded by the coding sequence ATGAAGGCACTGGCTTCCGCTCGCAGCGCCTGGGGCGCACTGGCGCCGCGCGAGCGCACGCTGGTGCGCGCGGCGCTGGGCGTGGTGCTGCTGGGGCTGCTCTGGGGCCTGCTGCTGGCGCCGCCGCTCAAGGCCTTGCGCAGCTCGGCCGAGCGCCATGCGCGCGTGGATGCGCAATGGCAGCAGATGCAGCAGCTGCAGGCCCAGGCTGAGCAGCTCAAGGCCGCGCCGCGCCAGGACGAGGTCGATGCCCCCGCGCAATTGCGCCAGAGCAGCCAGGCGCTGCTCGGCGCGGGTGCCACGCTCAGCATCAGCGCGGGGCGCGCCACCGTGGTCCTGACCGACGTGCCCGCCGCCGCGCTGGCCTCATGGCTGGCTCAGCTGCGCGCCAGCGCCCAGGCACTGCCCGAGCAGGTGCAGCTGAAACAGGTGCCGGGCGACGAGGCACCGCGCTGGAGCGGCAGCGTCGTCCTGACCCTGCCCGCGCCGTGA
- the ilvA gene encoding threonine ammonia-lyase, biosynthetic yields MAPALTPFDYLTRILTARVYDVAIESALQPAKALSRRLHNKVLLKREDQQPVFSFKLRGAYNKMARLTPEQLAKGVICASAGNHAQGVALSAARMNARAVVVMPTTTPQVKIDAVKNLGAEVLLSGESYSDAYEEAVRLQRQQQLTFIHPFDDPDVIAGQGTIAMEILQQVQQLGSSRLDAIFVPIGGGGLIAGVANYVKAVNPEVKVIGVQMSDSDAMAQSADARKRVQLQDVGLFSDGTAVKLVGKETFRIASALVDEYVRVDTDAVCAAIKDIFIDTRSIVEPAGALGVAAIKQYVAAHKRRGETYAAILSGANMNFGRLRFVAERAEVGEEKEALFAVTIPEERGSFKRFCEVVGALPGGPRSVTEFNYRISDPQRAHVFVGLSTHSRGESEKIARSFEKNGYAALDLTHDEMAKEHLRHLVGGHSSLARNERLMRFTFPERPGALFKFLSLMAPAWNISLFHYRNQGADYGRILVGMQVPAQDSAAFDAFLKALGYPYIEETQNPAYRLFLEANGH; encoded by the coding sequence ATGGCCCCAGCGCTCACCCCCTTCGACTACCTGACCCGGATATTGACCGCACGGGTGTACGACGTGGCGATCGAGTCGGCGCTGCAGCCGGCCAAGGCGCTGTCGCGGCGCCTGCACAACAAGGTGCTGCTCAAGCGCGAGGACCAGCAGCCGGTGTTTTCCTTCAAGCTGCGCGGGGCCTACAACAAGATGGCCAGGCTCACGCCCGAGCAACTGGCCAAGGGGGTGATCTGCGCCTCGGCCGGCAACCACGCCCAGGGGGTGGCGCTGAGCGCCGCGCGCATGAACGCCCGTGCGGTGGTCGTGATGCCGACCACCACGCCCCAGGTCAAGATCGACGCAGTGAAGAACCTGGGCGCCGAGGTGCTGCTCAGCGGCGAGAGCTATTCGGACGCCTACGAGGAGGCGGTGCGCCTGCAGCGCCAGCAGCAGCTGACCTTCATTCACCCTTTCGACGACCCGGACGTGATCGCCGGCCAGGGCACGATCGCGATGGAGATCCTGCAACAGGTGCAGCAGCTGGGCAGCAGCCGGCTCGACGCCATCTTCGTGCCCATAGGCGGCGGCGGCTTGATCGCCGGCGTCGCCAACTACGTCAAGGCCGTGAATCCCGAGGTCAAGGTGATCGGCGTGCAGATGAGCGATTCCGACGCCATGGCCCAATCGGCCGATGCGCGCAAGCGCGTGCAGTTGCAGGACGTGGGTCTGTTTTCCGACGGCACCGCGGTCAAGCTGGTGGGCAAGGAAACCTTTCGCATCGCCAGCGCGCTGGTGGACGAGTACGTGCGCGTCGATACCGACGCGGTGTGCGCGGCGATCAAGGACATCTTCATCGACACGCGCAGCATCGTCGAGCCCGCCGGCGCGCTGGGCGTGGCGGCCATCAAGCAGTACGTGGCCGCGCACAAGCGCCGTGGCGAGACCTATGCGGCCATCCTCTCGGGCGCGAACATGAATTTCGGACGCCTGCGCTTCGTGGCCGAGCGTGCCGAGGTCGGCGAAGAGAAAGAGGCGCTGTTCGCGGTCACCATCCCCGAAGAGCGCGGCAGCTTCAAGCGCTTTTGCGAAGTGGTCGGCGCGCTGCCGGGCGGGCCGCGCAGCGTGACGGAATTCAACTACCGCATCAGCGACCCGCAGCGCGCGCACGTCTTTGTCGGCCTGTCCACCCACAGCCGCGGCGAATCGGAAAAAATCGCCCGCTCCTTCGAGAAGAACGGCTACGCGGCGCTGGACCTGACGCACGACGAAATGGCCAAGGAGCACCTGCGCCACCTGGTCGGCGGGCATTCCAGCCTGGCACGCAACGAGCGGTTGATGCGCTTCACCTTCCCCGAGCGGCCGGGTGCGCTGTTCAAGTTCCTGAGCCTGATGGCGCCGGCCTGGAACATCTCGCTGTTCCACTACCGCAACCAGGGCGCGGACTATGGCCGCATCCTCGTGGGCATGCAGGTGCCGGCACAGGACAGCGCGGCGTTCGATGCGTTCTTGAAGGCGCTGGGCTATCCGTATATCGAAGAGACGCAAAACCCGGCCTATCGCCTGTTTCTGGAGGCCAACGGGCACTGA
- the gspI gene encoding type II secretion system minor pseudopilin GspI, with protein sequence MRARGFTLVEVLVALGIVAIALLAGSQASNALVRNSARQTDITLAHVCAENALVAVRLSRQMPSLGDSSGPCVQAGRDYLVQLQVTPTPNPQFRRVDAQVFQAKNPVLRLSTIVGRY encoded by the coding sequence ATGCGCGCACGCGGCTTCACGCTGGTGGAGGTGCTGGTGGCGCTGGGCATCGTGGCGATTGCGCTGCTGGCCGGCTCGCAGGCCAGCAATGCGCTGGTGCGCAACAGCGCGCGCCAGACCGACATCACGCTGGCCCATGTCTGCGCCGAGAACGCGCTGGTGGCGGTGCGCCTGTCGCGTCAGATGCCCTCGCTGGGCGACAGCAGCGGGCCCTGCGTGCAGGCCGGGCGCGACTATCTGGTGCAGTTGCAGGTCACGCCCACGCCCAATCCGCAGTTTCGCCGCGTGGATGCGCAGGTTTTTCAGGCCAAAAACCCGGTTTTGCGCCTGTCCACCATCGTGGGACGCTATTGA
- the gspG gene encoding type II secretion system major pseudopilin GspG — MVVLVIIGVLAALIVPNVLDRADDARETAARTDVTNLMQALKLYKLDNLRYPTGEQGLQALVSKPTAAPVPPNWRPYLEKLPTDPWKNPYQYLNPGIKGEVDVMSFGADGQPGGEGKNADIGSWQ; from the coding sequence ATGGTGGTGCTGGTCATCATCGGGGTGCTGGCCGCGCTCATCGTGCCCAATGTGCTGGACCGTGCCGACGACGCGCGCGAGACGGCCGCGCGCACCGACGTGACCAACCTCATGCAGGCGCTCAAGCTCTACAAGCTGGACAACCTGCGCTATCCCACCGGCGAACAAGGCCTGCAGGCCCTGGTGAGCAAGCCGACCGCCGCACCGGTGCCGCCCAACTGGCGCCCCTATCTGGAAAAATTGCCCACCGACCCCTGGAAGAACCCCTACCAGTACCTGAACCCGGGCATCAAGGGCGAGGTGGATGTGATGTCCTTCGGCGCGGACGGCCAGCCCGGTGGCGAGGGCAAGAATGCGGACATCGGCAGCTGGCAATAG
- the gspN gene encoding type II secretion system protein N — protein MTSTRANAAPRPPWSWAGLGLTLGVLAVLVLQPPAHWLAAALERASAGQLRLTASEGTLWSGSAQLQLTGGQGSHDALALPGRVHWQIRPAWAGARLQLRLDCCTPTPLQARLRLGWGTAQVQVGDGQSLWPAALLAGLGTPWNTVQLRGQLALDTSALELAWARGRMELSGTAQLELRHISSRLSTLQPMGSYRLVLSGGAAPRLTLSTLEGALRLSGSGQWVGQRLRFAGEATAAPGSEAQLANLLNIIGRRSGARSVITIG, from the coding sequence GTGACGAGCACCCGCGCGAACGCCGCGCCGCGCCCGCCCTGGAGCTGGGCCGGCCTGGGTCTGACCTTGGGGGTGTTGGCCGTGCTCGTGCTGCAGCCCCCCGCGCACTGGCTCGCGGCCGCGCTGGAGCGCGCCAGCGCCGGACAGCTGCGCCTGACGGCGAGCGAGGGCACGCTCTGGAGCGGCTCGGCACAGCTGCAATTGACCGGCGGCCAGGGCAGCCACGACGCGCTGGCCCTGCCCGGGCGCGTGCACTGGCAGATCCGGCCCGCATGGGCCGGCGCGCGGCTGCAGCTGCGCCTGGACTGCTGCACGCCCACGCCGCTGCAGGCGCGCCTGCGCCTGGGCTGGGGCACGGCGCAAGTACAGGTGGGCGACGGCCAGAGCCTGTGGCCGGCCGCGCTGCTCGCGGGCCTGGGCACGCCCTGGAACACGGTGCAGCTGCGCGGCCAGCTGGCGCTGGACACCAGCGCGCTGGAGCTCGCCTGGGCGCGCGGGCGCATGGAGCTTTCCGGCACGGCGCAGCTCGAGCTGCGCCACATCTCCTCGCGCCTGTCGACGCTGCAGCCCATGGGCAGCTACCGGCTGGTGCTCAGCGGCGGCGCTGCCCCGCGCCTGACGCTCTCCACGCTGGAAGGCGCGCTGCGCCTGTCCGGCAGCGGCCAATGGGTGGGCCAGCGCCTGCGTTTTGCCGGCGAAGCCACGGCGGCGCCGGGCAGCGAGGCGCAGCTGGCCAACCTGCTCAATATCATTGGGCGGCGCAGCGGTGCGCGCTCCGTCATCACGATTGGTTGA
- a CDS encoding PulJ/GspJ family protein produces MKERAGPSPGGFTLVELLVAIAVLALLAVVSWRGLDAMVRAQQQTGAHTDAVLTLQTVLDQWETDLNAVQTLEHTTPIAWDGQLLRLTRRSPQAEDPGLRVVAWALRSVDGSDQWLRWQSPPVATAAQWQQAWDQAALWARTPSAQTRRGETVLLPLAGWQLFFYREGAWANALSSASAPRPVDGGAQPVATPAVTLPEGVRLQITLAPGGALSGQITRDWVNPTLGGNKS; encoded by the coding sequence ATGAAGGAGCGCGCCGGACCCTCTCCCGGCGGCTTCACGCTGGTGGAGCTGCTGGTGGCGATCGCGGTGCTGGCGCTGCTGGCCGTGGTCAGCTGGCGCGGGCTCGACGCCATGGTGCGCGCGCAGCAGCAGACGGGCGCGCACACCGACGCGGTGCTGACGCTGCAGACCGTGCTCGACCAGTGGGAGACCGACCTGAACGCGGTGCAGACCCTGGAGCACACCACCCCCATCGCCTGGGACGGCCAGCTGCTGCGCCTGACGCGGCGCAGCCCGCAAGCCGAGGACCCGGGCCTGCGCGTGGTGGCCTGGGCGCTGCGCAGCGTGGATGGCAGCGACCAGTGGCTGCGCTGGCAGTCGCCGCCCGTGGCCACGGCCGCGCAGTGGCAGCAGGCCTGGGACCAGGCGGCGCTCTGGGCGCGCACCCCGAGCGCGCAGACGCGCCGCGGCGAAACCGTGTTGCTGCCGCTGGCCGGCTGGCAGCTGTTCTTCTATCGCGAGGGCGCCTGGGCCAACGCCTTGTCCAGTGCCAGCGCGCCGCGGCCGGTGGACGGCGGCGCGCAGCCGGTGGCCACCCCCGCGGTGACCCTGCCCGAGGGCGTGCGCCTGCAGATCACGCTGGCACCGGGCGGCGCGCTCAGCGGCCAGATCACGCGCGACTGGGTCAACCCGACGCTGGGAGGCAACAAGTCGTGA
- a CDS encoding type II secretion system protein N — protein MSAPARHPWSLRLATLGLWLLCGASLAWWAIRLARAPAVAPVPVAAAEPPAVDAAALARLLGASPAVVSDAAEPESAHLVLRGVLAGTRSGQGAALIAVGDKPAKPYRVGAQVAPGLVVQSLGAREARLGAALDGAATMTLELPRPSPSLSPSPPGRGKG, from the coding sequence ATGTCCGCCCCTGCCCGCCACCCCTGGAGCCTGCGCCTTGCCACGCTGGGCTTGTGGCTGCTGTGCGGCGCCAGCCTTGCCTGGTGGGCGATCCGGCTCGCGCGCGCGCCCGCCGTCGCGCCGGTGCCCGTGGCCGCCGCCGAGCCACCGGCGGTGGACGCCGCCGCGCTGGCACGTCTGCTGGGCGCCAGCCCGGCCGTGGTTTCGGACGCCGCCGAACCCGAGTCCGCCCATCTGGTGCTGCGCGGCGTGCTGGCGGGCACGCGCAGCGGGCAGGGCGCGGCCTTGATCGCCGTGGGCGACAAGCCGGCCAAGCCGTATCGGGTGGGGGCTCAGGTCGCGCCCGGCCTGGTCGTGCAGTCGCTCGGCGCGCGCGAGGCCCGGCTGGGCGCGGCACTCGATGGCGCGGCCACGATGACGCTGGAGCTGCCGCGCCCTTCTCCTTCTCTTTCCCCCTCGCCCCCAGGCAGAGGGAAGGGCTGA
- the gspK gene encoding type II secretion system minor pseudopilin GspK, which translates to MLVVTLVAAFAASALWQQWRAVQVEAAERARVQSAWILVGALDWARLILREDSLARGDGTDNLSEPWSVPLEEARLSTFLAAQHGAVSDASTDVADAFLSGEIIDQQGLLNLRNLAQGNAVDPVALRQFARLFSYLGLDTALLDRIARHMVQATRGDTGGEAAAAAPLLPQTLQQLAWWGVPAPVVRQLAPYATILPVRTRLNLNTASAVLLWAGMDGISMADAQQLAQQRQARYFTRVSDAASALGKPDAVRVDVHDVASSYYEVRGRLRLEDVVVQERSLVFKQRGAARTLWRERGGWPQDAGTPAPTMPDLPPP; encoded by the coding sequence ATGCTGGTGGTCACCCTGGTTGCGGCCTTCGCCGCCAGTGCGCTATGGCAGCAATGGCGCGCGGTGCAGGTGGAGGCGGCCGAGCGCGCGCGCGTGCAGTCGGCCTGGATCCTGGTGGGCGCGCTGGACTGGGCACGGCTGATCCTGCGCGAAGACTCGCTGGCACGCGGCGACGGCACGGACAACCTGAGCGAGCCCTGGTCGGTGCCGCTGGAAGAAGCGCGCCTGTCCACCTTTCTTGCGGCCCAGCATGGCGCGGTGAGCGACGCCAGCACCGACGTGGCCGATGCCTTCCTCTCGGGCGAGATCATCGACCAGCAGGGCCTGCTGAACCTGCGCAATCTGGCCCAGGGCAACGCGGTGGACCCGGTGGCGCTGCGCCAGTTCGCGCGGCTGTTCTCCTACCTGGGGCTGGACACCGCGCTGCTCGATCGGATCGCCCGGCACATGGTGCAGGCCACGCGCGGCGACACCGGCGGCGAAGCGGCCGCGGCCGCGCCGCTGCTGCCCCAGACCCTGCAGCAACTGGCCTGGTGGGGCGTGCCCGCGCCGGTCGTGCGCCAGCTTGCGCCCTACGCCACCATCCTGCCGGTGCGCACGCGGCTGAACCTCAACACCGCCAGCGCCGTGCTGCTGTGGGCCGGCATGGACGGCATTTCCATGGCCGACGCGCAGCAGCTCGCGCAGCAACGCCAGGCGCGCTATTTCACCCGCGTGAGCGACGCCGCCAGCGCGCTCGGCAAGCCCGACGCGGTGCGCGTGGACGTGCACGACGTGGCCTCCAGCTACTACGAGGTGCGCGGGCGGCTGCGGCTGGAGGACGTGGTAGTGCAGGAACGCTCGCTGGTGTTCAAGCAGCGCGGCGCGGCGCGCACCCTCTGGCGCGAGCGCGGCGGCTGGCCGCAGGACGCGGGCACCCCCGCACCTACAATGCCCGACCTGCCCCCGCCATGA
- a CDS encoding type II secretion system protein — MRTSAAGNSGTCVRTPRTASRPARGLRGFTLLELLVVVAIIAVASVGVGFALGDTGRHALEREGERLAALLESARAQSRASGNAVRWRAEPGGFRFEGLTGEPLPRHWLQAQTRVLTPAPLWLGPEPLIGPQEVLIVNPELPGQTVRVASDGLRPFAAHALH; from the coding sequence ATGCGGACATCGGCAGCTGGCAATAGCGGCACCTGCGTACGTACGCCGCGCACCGCGTCCCGCCCCGCCAGGGGCTTGCGCGGCTTCACGCTGCTGGAGCTGCTGGTGGTCGTGGCCATCATCGCGGTAGCCAGCGTGGGCGTGGGTTTTGCGCTCGGCGACACGGGCCGCCACGCGCTTGAGCGCGAAGGCGAGCGCCTCGCGGCGCTGCTGGAGTCGGCGCGGGCGCAGTCGCGCGCCTCGGGCAATGCGGTGCGCTGGCGTGCCGAGCCGGGCGGCTTTCGCTTCGAGGGCCTGACTGGCGAGCCGCTGCCCCGGCACTGGCTGCAGGCGCAGACCCGGGTGTTGACGCCGGCGCCGCTGTGGCTCGGGCCGGAGCCGCTGATCGGTCCGCAGGAGGTGCTGATCGTCAACCCCGAACTGCCCGGACAGACGGTGCGCGTGGCCAGCGACGGACTGCGCCCCTTTGCCGCGCACGCGCTGCATTGA